A window of Sphingobium herbicidovorans contains these coding sequences:
- a CDS encoding spermidine synthase — protein sequence MIPRELIDTAPVPGGQELKLYRRGADHMIVLDRNELMSSRMSGSEKALAVMTLERLKGCPAPHILIGGYGMGFTLRAALAELVQGGRITLVELVPKIIEWARGPMAELAAGCLDDPRVTLIEGDVAAEIAAANESYDAILLDVDNGPDGLTAPANDRLYSASGLATAKAALKPGGILAIWSAGSDDPFTRRLRNAGFAVDEVAVKARDNGKGPRHVIWFARKR from the coding sequence GTGATACCGCGTGAATTGATCGACACCGCCCCCGTACCGGGCGGACAGGAACTGAAGCTCTACCGTCGCGGCGCCGACCATATGATCGTGCTCGACCGCAACGAGTTGATGAGCAGCCGCATGAGCGGTTCGGAAAAGGCGCTCGCCGTCATGACGCTGGAGCGGTTGAAAGGCTGCCCCGCGCCGCATATTCTGATCGGCGGCTATGGCATGGGCTTCACCCTGCGCGCTGCCTTGGCGGAACTGGTGCAGGGCGGGCGGATCACGCTGGTCGAACTGGTGCCCAAGATCATCGAATGGGCCCGCGGGCCGATGGCGGAGCTGGCCGCAGGCTGTCTGGACGATCCCCGCGTCACGCTGATCGAGGGCGATGTGGCAGCCGAAATCGCCGCCGCCAATGAAAGCTACGACGCGATCCTCCTCGACGTCGATAACGGCCCCGACGGCCTCACCGCACCCGCCAACGACCGGCTCTATTCAGCGAGCGGCCTTGCCACCGCGAAAGCGGCGCTGAAACCGGGCGGCATCCTTGCCATCTGGTCGGCCGGGTCCGACGATCCCTTCACCCGCCGCCTGCGCAACGCGGGCTTCGCGGTGGACGAAGTTGCGGTCAAGGCGCGCGACAATGGCAAGGGGCCTCGCCACGTCATCTGGTTCGCCCGGAAGCGGTGA
- the rpoZ gene encoding DNA-directed RNA polymerase subunit omega has product MARVTVEDCVDKVTNRFDLVLLAAQRAREISGGAELTLDRDRDKNPVVALREIAEETVLPAELHDSLIGSLQKVQIDDDDTPDEIGSIAQSAEALRLTAAAPPRNQNVGGDYDG; this is encoded by the coding sequence TTGGCCCGCGTTACCGTCGAAGATTGCGTCGACAAGGTTACCAACCGCTTTGATCTCGTCCTGCTTGCGGCGCAGCGCGCCCGTGAGATTTCCGGCGGGGCTGAACTGACGCTGGACCGCGACCGCGATAAAAACCCCGTTGTCGCCTTGCGTGAGATCGCGGAAGAAACTGTTCTCCCGGCTGAATTGCACGATTCGCTTATCGGTTCGCTCCAGAAGGTGCAGATCGACGATGACGACACGCCTGACGAAATCGGTTCGATCGCCCAGTCGGCGGAGGCCCTGCGCCTCACCGCCGCGGCTCCGCCACGCAACCAGAATGTTGGCGGCGACTACGACGGCTGA
- a CDS encoding phospholipase D-like domain-containing protein, with protein MATNRQSPAECAETGISLSIGGNRLKVIQSGPALRDVLIGLIDGARESLKLYYYIFADDESGRMVLDRLVAARGRGVAVTLMIDAFGSADTPVAFFDPLIAAGGHFGRFGARRSTRYLIRNHQKMTIADDRRLLLGGFNVEDSYFGLPQDDAWADLGLIIDGPQVAAMSNWFGQLWRWVSTRRQSFRTLRRMVRHWHPSLHHDPGDPIRWLIGGPTRRLSPWAQVVKHDLEHASRVDMIAAYFSPGRGMLKRIARAARRQGARIILPSRSDNGATVAAARLLYGPLLKRGVEIWEYQTCKLHMKLIVIDDAVFVGSANFDMRSLFLNLEIMLRIEDKTLAQEVRDFISRRAGESRQVTLESHKAQRGVLTLIKQWISYFLVGVLDYTVTRRLNFRDPDAD; from the coding sequence ATGGCGACCAACCGGCAGTCCCCCGCAGAGTGTGCTGAGACCGGGATCAGCCTGTCGATCGGGGGGAATCGCCTGAAGGTGATACAATCCGGCCCCGCCCTGCGCGACGTGCTGATTGGCCTGATCGACGGGGCACGGGAGAGCCTGAAACTCTATTATTACATCTTTGCGGATGATGAGAGCGGGCGGATGGTGCTCGACCGGCTGGTCGCGGCGCGCGGACGCGGCGTTGCGGTCACGTTGATGATCGATGCGTTCGGATCGGCCGACACGCCCGTCGCTTTCTTCGACCCGCTGATCGCGGCGGGCGGGCATTTCGGGCGCTTCGGCGCGCGACGGTCGACCCGCTACCTGATCCGCAACCATCAGAAGATGACGATCGCGGACGACCGGCGGCTGTTGCTGGGCGGATTCAATGTCGAGGATTCCTATTTCGGACTGCCGCAGGACGATGCCTGGGCGGACCTGGGGCTGATCATCGATGGGCCTCAGGTGGCGGCGATGAGCAACTGGTTCGGGCAATTGTGGCGCTGGGTTTCGACCAGGCGGCAAAGTTTCCGCACGCTGCGGCGGATGGTGCGGCACTGGCATCCATCGCTGCATCATGATCCGGGCGATCCGATACGCTGGCTGATCGGCGGACCGACGCGCCGCTTGAGCCCTTGGGCGCAGGTGGTGAAGCATGACCTGGAGCATGCCAGCCGGGTGGACATGATCGCCGCCTATTTCTCCCCCGGACGCGGCATGCTGAAACGCATCGCCCGCGCCGCGCGGCGACAGGGCGCGCGGATCATATTGCCGTCCCGGTCCGACAATGGCGCGACGGTGGCGGCGGCGCGGCTGCTCTATGGCCCGCTGCTGAAGCGGGGGGTGGAGATATGGGAATATCAGACCTGCAAGCTGCACATGAAGCTGATCGTCATCGATGACGCCGTCTTTGTCGGATCGGCGAATTTCGACATGCGCAGCCTGTTCCTGAACCTGGAGATCATGCTGCGGATCGAAGACAAGACGTTGGCGCAGGAGGTGCGGGACTTCATCAGCCGCCGTGCGGGCGAGAGCCGTCAGGTGACGCTGGAAAGCCACAAGGCGCAGCGCGGCGTGCTGACGCTGATCAAGCAGTGGATCAGCTATTTCCTGGTGGGCGTGCTGGATTATACGGTTACGCGGCGGCTGAACTTTCGCGACCCCGACGCCGATTGA
- a CDS encoding sulfite exporter TauE/SafE family protein, protein MHGELINWLIPLIAMLGAGLFAGFAAGIFGIGGGFVVVPALFVVLPLLGGTHEAIAHVAIGTSAATIIVTSIRSLLAHAKRGAVEFEVLKSWAPWIILGDGVGVLLAGHVDGKVLTMIFAVGVFLMSLNFLLPRVGGKVISEEMPSGIVRVGIAGGLGTFSALLGIGGGTIAIMVMTLCGRSIHRAIATASGIGTLIAIPSAIGFALIGFKETGLPWGSLGFVNMPATLAIASMSILTAPLGVAAAHSLPAHLLKRIFGIYLVIIAFVMFRNAISM, encoded by the coding sequence ATGCATGGCGAGCTCATCAACTGGCTGATCCCGTTGATCGCCATGCTGGGCGCGGGCCTGTTTGCCGGTTTTGCGGCAGGCATTTTCGGCATCGGCGGCGGCTTTGTCGTCGTGCCCGCGCTGTTCGTTGTCCTGCCGTTGCTGGGTGGCACGCATGAGGCAATCGCCCATGTGGCGATCGGCACATCGGCGGCCACGATTATCGTCACGTCGATCCGCTCACTGCTCGCTCATGCAAAGCGGGGCGCGGTGGAGTTTGAGGTGCTCAAGTCCTGGGCTCCCTGGATCATCTTGGGCGACGGGGTAGGGGTTTTGCTCGCGGGGCATGTGGACGGCAAGGTGCTGACCATGATCTTCGCGGTGGGCGTGTTCCTCATGTCGCTCAATTTCCTGCTGCCCAGGGTGGGCGGGAAGGTCATTAGCGAGGAAATGCCGTCGGGCATCGTCCGCGTCGGCATCGCCGGGGGACTGGGCACCTTTTCCGCGCTGCTCGGCATTGGCGGCGGCACGATCGCGATCATGGTGATGACGCTGTGCGGCCGTTCCATTCACCGCGCCATCGCCACGGCGTCGGGCATCGGCACGCTGATCGCCATCCCCAGCGCCATCGGCTTCGCGCTGATCGGGTTCAAGGAAACCGGCCTGCCATGGGGATCGCTCGGCTTCGTCAACATGCCCGCGACGCTGGCCATCGCGTCCATGTCGATCCTCACCGCACCGCTCGGCGTGGCGGCCGCGCACAGCCTGCCTGCCCATTTGCTCAAGCGCATCTTCGGCATCTATCTGGTGATCATCGCCTTCGTGATGTTCCGCAACGCGATCAGCATGTGA
- a CDS encoding CmpA/NrtA family ABC transporter substrate-binding protein: protein MTTSLRIAYLPLTDSAVLAVAREKGFAEEEGIALDLVRTVSWATLRDRLIFGQVQAAHMLAPLAIAVTLGLSQQPAPLAAPYKLNVNGNMLVMAREFAQALEPDIAARLDDPLGTAHDFATAIGLWKRKPVIGVVHRFSSHAIMLRYWLASAGVDPDRDVLLRVVPPSLTVEAMRAGEIDGFIAGEPWGSAAVDAGLAEAVAIGERIWRRGVEKVLAFRTPWLEENPQAVDALIRALVRAAAWCDERENHEALAHLLSQRHFVDQPADLVARALSGRIIARTGMPPLDMPDFMLFSREATPFPWRSQALWLYSQLVRWKMVEHTPENAAKAASVFRPDIFRRALAESNVPIPGASMKVEGAVGQPLAVGSKRGELTLGPDRFFDGRVFDPERFDDFLASFQD, encoded by the coding sequence GTGACGACATCGCTGCGTATCGCCTATCTGCCGCTGACCGATTCCGCCGTGCTGGCGGTGGCGCGGGAAAAGGGCTTTGCCGAGGAAGAAGGCATTGCCCTCGACCTCGTCCGAACGGTCAGCTGGGCGACCTTGCGCGACCGGCTGATCTTCGGTCAGGTGCAGGCCGCGCACATGCTCGCCCCGCTCGCCATCGCGGTAACGCTGGGTTTGAGCCAGCAGCCAGCGCCCCTCGCCGCGCCCTACAAGCTTAACGTCAACGGCAATATGCTGGTGATGGCGCGGGAGTTCGCCCAGGCGCTTGAACCCGATATCGCGGCCCGGCTCGACGATCCGCTGGGCACCGCGCATGATTTCGCGACGGCCATCGGCCTTTGGAAGCGCAAGCCGGTGATCGGCGTCGTCCATCGCTTTTCCAGTCACGCCATCATGCTGCGTTACTGGTTGGCGAGCGCGGGCGTCGATCCCGACCGGGATGTGCTGTTGCGCGTCGTGCCGCCGTCATTGACGGTAGAGGCGATGCGGGCGGGAGAGATTGACGGCTTTATCGCAGGCGAGCCCTGGGGCAGCGCGGCAGTCGATGCGGGCCTTGCCGAAGCCGTGGCGATCGGCGAGCGCATCTGGCGGCGCGGGGTCGAAAAGGTGCTGGCGTTCCGCACGCCATGGCTGGAAGAAAATCCGCAGGCGGTCGATGCCCTGATCCGCGCACTGGTGCGTGCCGCCGCCTGGTGCGACGAACGGGAAAATCATGAGGCTTTGGCGCATCTGTTGTCCCAACGCCATTTCGTCGATCAGCCCGCGGACCTTGTCGCACGTGCATTATCGGGCCGCATCATTGCCCGAACCGGCATGCCGCCGCTCGATATGCCGGACTTCATGCTTTTTTCGCGGGAGGCCACGCCATTTCCCTGGCGCAGTCAGGCGCTCTGGCTCTATTCGCAGCTGGTCCGCTGGAAAATGGTCGAGCACACGCCCGAAAATGCCGCCAAGGCCGCATCGGTTTTCCGCCCTGACATTTTCCGCCGCGCACTGGCTGAGAGCAATGTGCCGATTCCGGGCGCCAGCATGAAGGTGGAAGGCGCGGTTGGCCAGCCTCTGGCCGTAGGCTCCAAACGTGGCGAGCTGACGCTTGGGCCTGATCGGTTTTTCGACGGCCGCGTGTTCGACCCCGAACGGTTCGATGATTTTCTGGCGAGTTTCCAGGACTAG
- a CDS encoding ANTAR domain-containing response regulator gives MRIVIIDDSGLRATVLEDGLREAGYDDIHIVPPRGGFVARLERMAPDVVLMDLGSPSRDTLEEMLSVSRALARPIAMFVDQSDESMIGAAIDAGVSAYVVDGLRKERVKPVLELAVRRFNAFARLQSELDDARTALSDRKIIDRAKSILMSQRGLTEPDAYALLRSSAMNQGKKIVDVAQALITASDLLGGGL, from the coding sequence ATGCGAATCGTCATCATTGATGACAGCGGCCTGCGCGCCACGGTTCTGGAAGATGGACTGCGCGAGGCAGGTTATGACGATATCCATATCGTTCCCCCGCGCGGCGGCTTCGTCGCGCGGCTTGAACGCATGGCGCCCGATGTCGTGCTGATGGACCTGGGCAGCCCCAGCCGCGACACGCTGGAGGAAATGCTTTCTGTCAGCCGTGCGCTGGCCCGGCCGATCGCAATGTTCGTCGATCAATCCGACGAATCGATGATCGGGGCGGCGATCGACGCGGGCGTATCCGCTTATGTTGTCGATGGCCTGCGCAAGGAGCGGGTGAAGCCGGTGCTGGAGCTGGCCGTGCGCCGGTTCAACGCCTTTGCGCGTCTCCAGAGCGAGCTTGATGATGCGCGCACCGCGCTGTCCGACCGCAAGATCATCGACCGCGCGAAGTCCATTCTGATGAGCCAGCGCGGCCTGACGGAACCGGACGCTTATGCATTATTGCGGTCGAGCGCGATGAATCAGGGGAAGAAGATCGTGGATGTCGCTCAGGCACTGATAACAGCCAGCGATTTGTTGGGAGGTGGCCTGTGA
- a CDS encoding ABC-F family ATP-binding cassette domain-containing protein, with protein MPAIILSRLSWSAPDGTAVLSDLDFRFTSERIGLVGRNGVGKSTLLALIAGRLKAGGGSIQTGGTVAELRQTVQPSADDTIADLFGVRNAIALLAKAESGLADMDELAACDWTLPTRIEEALAEVGLTATPETRLDQLSGGQRTRAALAGTVLAQPDFLLLDEPTNNLDAEGRMALMALLRRWRAGAIVVSHDRALLEEMDAIAELTSLGISRHGGNYSSWQARKAIELAAAEQDLAHAERQMGEIAKRTQIAAERKQRRDAAGARKGAKGDMPRILIGMRKIRAEGSGGEAARLADRLRRDAVQAAEAARERIELVESLTVALPPTGVQPGRRIVTLDQVTAGHAPDNPVLRDLSLTIAGPERVAITGPNGVGKSTLLHVIAGTLPPLAGRVDRVAACALLDQRVELLDPRASIADNFARLHPQASHNEVRAALARFRFRADLALQRAGHLSGGQLLRAGLACVLGGATAPPLLMLDEPTNHLDLDSVAAIEQGLLGYDGALIVVSHDQAFLRAIGIGREVRLGQGVN; from the coding sequence ATGCCTGCCATCATCCTCTCTCGTCTCAGCTGGTCTGCGCCTGACGGCACAGCCGTCCTTTCAGACCTCGATTTTCGTTTCACATCCGAGCGGATCGGCCTTGTCGGGCGCAACGGCGTCGGCAAATCGACGCTGTTGGCGCTCATCGCCGGTCGGCTGAAAGCGGGCGGCGGAAGTATCCAGACCGGCGGCACGGTGGCAGAGCTGCGCCAAACGGTGCAGCCCAGCGCCGACGATACGATCGCCGACCTGTTCGGCGTCCGGAACGCCATCGCGCTTCTTGCCAAGGCCGAAAGCGGTTTGGCGGACATGGACGAGCTGGCGGCATGCGACTGGACGCTGCCCACCCGGATCGAAGAAGCCCTTGCCGAGGTCGGCTTGACCGCTACCCCGGAAACGCGTCTCGATCAGTTGTCGGGCGGGCAGCGGACCCGGGCGGCGCTCGCCGGCACGGTCCTTGCCCAGCCCGACTTCCTGCTGCTCGACGAACCCACCAACAATCTGGACGCAGAGGGCCGCATGGCGCTCATGGCGCTGCTCCGGCGCTGGCGCGCGGGCGCCATCGTCGTCAGTCATGACCGCGCCCTGCTGGAGGAGATGGATGCAATCGCCGAACTGACCAGCCTGGGGATCAGCCGCCACGGCGGCAACTATTCTTCATGGCAAGCGCGCAAGGCCATCGAACTGGCCGCTGCCGAGCAGGATCTCGCCCATGCCGAGCGGCAAATGGGAGAAATCGCCAAGCGCACCCAGATTGCCGCCGAACGCAAGCAGCGGCGCGATGCGGCCGGGGCGCGCAAGGGAGCAAAGGGCGACATGCCGCGCATCCTGATCGGCATGCGAAAGATTCGGGCGGAGGGCTCCGGCGGCGAAGCGGCGCGTCTTGCCGACCGCCTCCGCCGCGATGCCGTGCAAGCGGCCGAGGCGGCGCGTGAACGGATCGAACTTGTCGAAAGCCTGACCGTCGCATTGCCGCCAACCGGCGTGCAGCCGGGCCGCCGCATCGTGACGCTCGACCAGGTCACGGCAGGTCATGCCCCGGATAACCCGGTGTTGCGCGACCTGTCACTCACCATCGCCGGACCCGAGCGGGTCGCCATTACCGGCCCCAATGGCGTTGGCAAATCGACGCTGCTGCATGTCATCGCGGGCACGCTGCCCCCGCTTGCCGGTCGTGTCGATCGGGTCGCGGCCTGCGCTCTGCTCGACCAGCGCGTGGAACTGCTCGATCCTCGCGCCAGCATCGCCGATAATTTCGCACGGCTGCATCCGCAGGCCAGCCATAATGAGGTGCGAGCGGCGCTGGCGCGTTTTCGGTTTAGGGCGGACCTGGCATTGCAACGGGCCGGACATCTGAGCGGCGGACAATTGCTGCGGGCCGGGCTCGCCTGCGTACTCGGAGGCGCTACGGCGCCGCCTCTGCTGATGCTGGACGAGCCGACCAACCATCTGGATCTGGACAGTGTCGCCGCGATCGAACAGGGGCTGTTGGGCTATGACGGCGCGCTGATCGTGGTCAGCCACGACCAAGCCTTCCTGCGCGCCATCGGCATCGGCCGCGAGGTTCGCCTTGGCCAGGGCGTAAACTAA